Proteins found in one Tsukamurella paurometabola DSM 20162 genomic segment:
- the tyrS gene encoding tyrosine--tRNA ligase, with product MSADILEELSWRGLIAQSTDLEALRERLAAGPITLYAGFDPTASSLHAGHLVQLLTLRRFQEAGHRPIVLGGGATGQVGDPRDVGERVMNSVDTVAEWAAKIDTQLQRFVSFEGENAAILVNNLDWHGQMNVPTFLRDVGKHFSINVMLARDTVKRRLESDGISYTEFSYMLLQAYDYVELARRYDAALQTGGSDQWGNIVAGVDLNRKIDGRHVHALTTQLVTSSDGKKFGKSTGGGSLWLDPELTSPYAWYQYFVNTADADVIRYLRWFTFLSKDEIDELERETTEAPQKRTAQKRLAAEMTTLVHGADQTRAVELASQALFGRGDLADLPESTLAAALEEASVAEVRAGEPRTIVDLLVATGLSDSKGAARRAVREGGAYANNVKIESEDWEPTAGGLLHGSWLVLRRGKKSFAGARFL from the coding sequence GTGAGTGCAGACATTCTGGAGGAACTGTCCTGGCGCGGCCTGATCGCGCAGTCCACCGATCTCGAGGCGCTTCGCGAGCGTCTCGCCGCGGGGCCGATCACGCTCTATGCCGGATTCGACCCCACTGCGTCGTCGCTGCACGCGGGACACCTCGTCCAGTTGCTCACGCTGCGCCGTTTCCAGGAGGCGGGCCACCGCCCGATCGTGCTGGGCGGCGGCGCGACAGGGCAGGTCGGCGACCCCCGTGACGTGGGCGAACGCGTGATGAACTCCGTGGACACCGTGGCCGAGTGGGCCGCGAAGATCGACACCCAGCTGCAGCGATTCGTCTCTTTCGAGGGTGAGAACGCTGCGATCCTGGTGAACAACCTGGACTGGCACGGGCAGATGAACGTGCCCACCTTCCTGCGGGACGTGGGTAAGCACTTCTCGATCAACGTGATGCTCGCCCGCGACACCGTCAAGCGCCGCCTCGAGTCCGACGGGATCAGCTACACGGAGTTCAGCTACATGCTGCTCCAGGCCTACGACTACGTGGAGCTCGCCCGCCGGTACGACGCCGCGTTGCAGACCGGCGGCTCCGATCAGTGGGGAAACATCGTGGCCGGTGTGGACCTCAACCGGAAGATCGACGGCCGGCACGTTCACGCCCTGACTACCCAGCTCGTGACCTCGTCGGACGGTAAGAAGTTCGGCAAGTCGACCGGTGGCGGCTCGTTGTGGCTGGATCCGGAGTTGACCAGCCCGTACGCCTGGTACCAGTACTTCGTGAACACGGCCGACGCCGATGTCATCCGCTACCTGCGCTGGTTCACCTTCCTGTCGAAGGACGAGATCGACGAGCTGGAGCGGGAGACCACCGAGGCACCGCAGAAGCGCACCGCGCAGAAGCGGCTCGCGGCGGAGATGACCACGCTGGTGCACGGCGCGGACCAGACCCGCGCGGTAGAGCTGGCCTCGCAGGCGCTCTTCGGTCGCGGCGACCTCGCCGACCTTCCCGAGTCGACGCTCGCCGCCGCGCTGGAAGAGGCGTCGGTGGCCGAGGTCCGAGCGGGGGAGCCGCGCACAATCGTCGATCTCCTGGTGGCGACGGGGCTCTCCGATTCGAAGGGCGCCGCACGTCGCGCCGTGCGTGAAGGTGGCGCCTACGCCAACAATGTGAAGATCGAATCGGAGGACTGGGAACCCACGGCCGGCGGCCTCTTGCACGGTTCGTGGCTGGTGCTCCGCCGCGGTAAGAAGTCGTTTGCGGGCGCCCGGTTCCTCTGA
- a CDS encoding NAD(P)-dependent alcohol dehydrogenase: protein MTGTVARAVMARGAAPSRLEVEIPDPAGNQVLVRIAAVGVCHTDLTLAAQWPEQGLPVILGHEGAGTVEALGPEATGLAVGERVCLTFDSCGACEFCAGGTPGYCDQAITRNYLGIPGIRSGDTPVTGGFFGQSSFAGYALATDRNVIPIGELPFELAAPLGCSVQTGVGTVTRALRVQPGESVVVFGTGAVGLAAVMGAVLAGATTIVAVDPRADRRELALQLGATHAVEAGPQAAQQVIEATGGGAHAAVDTTARPEVLAQAVLTLRPRGSLAVVGLGAASAELPVMLIMTRGLRVIGVIEGDSDPAEFLPELARAVADGRLPVDRIVTTFTDFDQAWVAAKEGTAVKPVWIPKAG, encoded by the coding sequence ATGACCGGCACCGTCGCACGGGCCGTCATGGCGCGGGGTGCCGCTCCGTCGCGCCTGGAGGTCGAGATACCGGACCCGGCCGGCAATCAGGTGCTGGTGCGGATCGCCGCCGTCGGCGTGTGCCACACCGATCTCACCCTCGCTGCACAGTGGCCGGAACAGGGCCTGCCGGTGATCCTGGGGCACGAGGGTGCCGGCACCGTCGAGGCACTCGGCCCCGAGGCGACGGGGCTCGCCGTGGGCGAGCGCGTCTGCCTCACCTTCGACAGCTGCGGTGCGTGCGAGTTCTGCGCGGGCGGCACGCCGGGCTACTGTGACCAGGCGATCACTCGGAACTACCTGGGAATCCCCGGGATTCGCTCGGGAGACACCCCGGTTACCGGTGGCTTCTTCGGGCAGTCCAGCTTCGCCGGGTACGCGCTCGCCACCGACCGCAACGTGATCCCGATCGGCGAGCTGCCGTTCGAGCTGGCCGCCCCACTCGGGTGCAGTGTGCAGACCGGCGTCGGCACGGTGACCCGGGCGCTGCGGGTGCAGCCGGGCGAGTCGGTGGTCGTGTTCGGCACCGGAGCCGTGGGGCTCGCTGCCGTGATGGGCGCCGTCCTGGCCGGCGCCACCACCATCGTGGCCGTGGATCCCCGGGCCGACCGGCGCGAGCTCGCGCTGCAACTGGGCGCCACCCACGCCGTGGAGGCGGGACCCCAAGCGGCACAACAGGTTATCGAGGCGACCGGTGGAGGCGCCCATGCCGCGGTCGACACCACCGCCCGGCCCGAGGTGCTCGCTCAGGCTGTGCTCACCCTGCGACCGCGGGGTTCTCTCGCGGTGGTGGGGCTCGGTGCCGCGTCCGCCGAGCTGCCGGTGATGCTGATCATGACCCGAGGGCTGCGGGTGATCGGCGTGATCGAGGGTGACTCCGACCCCGCGGAATTCCTGCCCGAACTCGCCCGTGCGGTCGCCGACGGCAGGCTACCGGTGGATCGCATCGTGACCACGTTCACCGATTTCGACCAGGCGTGGGTTGCGGCGAAGGAGGGCACGGCGGTCAAACCCGTGTGGATCCCGAAGGCTGGGTAG
- a CDS encoding HAD hydrolase-like protein: MTTTLVAGYDLLLVDLDGTVYAGPVAIPGAADALTGLPVTYVTNNASRAPSDVAHHLRDLGFAAPDDSVVTSAQAGARLLATLVPPATPTLVVGAPALRTEVIERGLVPVETAEEARAVVQGHNPETGWARLSEAALAIRAGATWVATNTDATLPTERGLMVGNGSMVAAVAHATGAVPRVAGKPGTPILADAVAAAGATSPLVVGDRLDTDIEGGNALGVDTYLVLTGVNDVADVIAAPDAHQPTYIADTLAGLHAPAAQSLPGPRPGWSAAVEGDRLVVTGAADADAADAKYVAVAAARELPAERRASLALVVR, from the coding sequence GTGACCACCACTCTCGTCGCAGGCTACGACCTGCTGCTCGTGGATCTCGATGGCACCGTCTACGCCGGTCCCGTCGCCATCCCCGGTGCCGCGGACGCGTTGACGGGCCTGCCCGTCACCTACGTGACCAACAACGCGAGCCGAGCACCGTCGGATGTGGCGCACCATCTGCGGGACCTCGGCTTCGCCGCGCCTGACGATTCGGTCGTCACCAGCGCGCAGGCCGGCGCCCGGCTGCTCGCCACGCTCGTCCCTCCCGCGACGCCCACCCTCGTGGTGGGCGCGCCCGCACTCCGTACCGAGGTGATCGAGCGGGGCCTCGTCCCCGTCGAGACCGCCGAGGAGGCGCGCGCCGTCGTCCAGGGACACAACCCGGAGACCGGCTGGGCGCGACTGTCCGAGGCTGCGCTCGCCATTCGCGCTGGAGCCACCTGGGTCGCGACCAATACCGATGCCACACTGCCCACCGAGCGCGGCCTCATGGTCGGTAACGGCTCGATGGTGGCAGCGGTGGCGCACGCCACCGGCGCCGTGCCGCGGGTCGCGGGCAAACCCGGCACTCCGATTCTCGCCGACGCCGTTGCCGCGGCGGGCGCCACATCGCCACTGGTGGTGGGGGATCGGCTCGATACCGATATCGAGGGCGGCAACGCGCTCGGTGTCGACACCTACTTGGTGCTCACCGGTGTCAACGATGTCGCGGATGTGATCGCCGCGCCCGACGCCCACCAGCCCACCTACATCGCCGACACTCTCGCCGGGCTGCACGCACCCGCCGCGCAATCGCTCCCGGGGCCGCGGCCGGGATGGTCCGCCGCAGTCGAGGGCGATCGGCTCGTCGTGACCGGAGCGGCCGACGCCGACGCCGCCGACGCGAAGTACGTGGCGGTCGCCGCGGCACGCGAGCTGCCTGCGGAGCGCCGGGCGAGCCTGGCGCTCGTCGTCCGCTAG
- a CDS encoding TlyA family RNA methyltransferase, translating into MARRVRLDAELVRRGMARSREQARELIESGRVTVNKQVARKAANQIDPADPVHVTAVAGEIDWASRGAHKLIGALDAFPDVTVAGRRCLDAGASTGGFTDVLLHRGAERVYAVDVGYGELVWRLRDDARVTVMDRTNVRTLEPGALDGPVDLVVGDLSFISLSLVLPAMAACTAVGADLLPMIKPQFEVGKGNVGSGGVVRDPQLRASAVLAVARTAADHGLRTRGVTYSPLPGPSGNVEYFLWLRREDGPVTLPADVDEMIATAVAEGPQ; encoded by the coding sequence ATGGCCCGCAGAGTACGGCTCGACGCCGAGCTGGTCCGCCGCGGTATGGCGCGCTCTCGCGAGCAGGCCCGCGAGCTGATCGAGTCCGGTCGCGTCACCGTCAACAAGCAGGTGGCCCGCAAGGCCGCCAATCAGATCGACCCCGCCGACCCGGTCCATGTCACCGCTGTCGCCGGTGAGATCGACTGGGCCTCCCGCGGTGCCCACAAGCTGATCGGTGCGCTCGATGCGTTCCCCGACGTCACCGTCGCCGGACGACGATGCCTCGATGCGGGAGCGTCCACGGGCGGGTTCACCGACGTCCTGTTGCACCGCGGGGCCGAACGGGTGTACGCCGTCGACGTCGGCTACGGCGAACTGGTGTGGCGGCTGCGCGACGACGCCCGGGTCACCGTCATGGATCGCACCAACGTGCGCACACTGGAACCGGGAGCGCTGGACGGACCCGTCGACCTGGTGGTCGGCGATCTGTCCTTCATCTCGCTGAGCCTGGTGCTGCCCGCGATGGCGGCATGCACCGCCGTCGGGGCGGACCTGCTGCCGATGATCAAGCCGCAGTTCGAAGTCGGCAAGGGCAACGTCGGCTCCGGCGGTGTGGTCCGCGACCCGCAGCTGCGGGCGAGTGCCGTTCTCGCCGTCGCTCGAACGGCCGCCGACCACGGCCTGCGCACTCGCGGCGTCACCTACAGCCCGCTCCCGGGACCGTCGGGCAACGTCGAGTACTTTCTCTGGTTGCGCCGCGAAGACGGGCCGGTGACGCTCCCCGCGGACGTGGACGAGATGATCGCAACTGCAGTGGCGGAAGGGCCCCAATGA
- a CDS encoding DNA-3-methyladenine glycosylase — protein MTNSRDVRARLADHPLRAARLILGSVLEVGPVRARIVEVEAYGSPEGGRWPDPAAHTYPGPTPRNEVMFGPAGHLYVYLSCGIHQCVNITAGPDGEGGGVLLRAAAIESGVDLVRERRAVRDPDARLAAGPGRLGQALGITVADKGIDVLRPFSEVRLEIAARRGPVAAGPRIGITKAVDLPWRLWLAGHPSVSR, from the coding sequence GTGACGAATTCCCGGGACGTGCGGGCCCGGCTCGCTGACCACCCACTTCGCGCTGCGCGACTGATTTTGGGATCCGTTCTGGAGGTCGGGCCGGTGCGGGCGCGGATCGTCGAGGTCGAGGCGTACGGATCCCCTGAAGGTGGGCGCTGGCCCGACCCCGCCGCGCACACCTATCCCGGGCCCACGCCGCGCAATGAGGTGATGTTCGGACCTGCTGGTCATCTGTACGTGTACCTCTCGTGCGGCATACATCAGTGCGTGAACATCACCGCGGGTCCCGACGGTGAGGGCGGGGGAGTCCTGCTCCGGGCCGCCGCCATCGAATCGGGCGTCGACCTGGTGCGCGAGCGCCGCGCGGTCCGCGATCCCGACGCCCGGCTTGCGGCCGGACCGGGACGACTCGGCCAGGCACTCGGGATCACCGTGGCCGACAAGGGGATCGACGTGCTCCGACCGTTCTCGGAGGTCAGGCTGGAGATCGCAGCCCGACGGGGCCCGGTCGCGGCGGGACCGCGGATCGGGATCACCAAGGCCGTCGACCTGCCGTGGCGTCTCTGGCTCGCCGGGCATCCATCGGTGAGCCGCTGA
- a CDS encoding Trm112 family protein, whose product MPIDATLLKILACPQDKGPLLYVPDELFYNPRLRRAYPIEDGLPVLLITEARDVDDAEHESILARAVG is encoded by the coding sequence ATGCCCATCGACGCGACGCTGCTGAAGATCCTCGCCTGCCCGCAGGACAAAGGGCCGCTGCTGTACGTGCCGGACGAGCTGTTCTACAACCCGCGGCTACGGCGCGCCTACCCGATCGAGGACGGGTTGCCCGTTCTTCTGATCACGGAGGCGCGTGACGTCGACGACGCCGAACACGAGTCGATCCTGGCGCGCGCTGTCGGCTAA
- a CDS encoding NAD kinase codes for MSDERTFLVVVHTLRKDVDRTVDQIHERLDAAGVRMKLESDVSDAPDDAAFGCEVVVVLGGDGGFLRGAELARRADVPIIGINLGHVGFLAESEVDTVGSTIDDLVARRYTVHPRMTLDVDIHDGTDLVAQGWALNEVSVENRSRQGLLELVTEVDDRPVSRFACDGVLVATPTGSTAYAFSAGGPVMWPDLEALLIVPSNAHALFARPMVTSPRSVIAIEVEGSRHEAIAFCDGRRTLELPERGRIEIRRGAEPVRFIKLGAAPFTDRLVHKFQLPISGWRGRRDGDVGTGSGG; via the coding sequence ATGAGCGACGAACGCACGTTCCTCGTAGTGGTGCACACGCTCCGCAAGGACGTGGACCGCACCGTCGACCAGATCCACGAGCGGTTGGACGCTGCGGGGGTGCGGATGAAGCTGGAGAGCGACGTCAGCGACGCGCCCGACGATGCGGCCTTCGGCTGCGAGGTCGTGGTGGTCCTCGGCGGTGACGGTGGCTTCCTCCGCGGCGCCGAACTGGCCCGGCGGGCCGATGTCCCGATCATCGGAATCAATCTCGGTCACGTCGGATTCCTTGCCGAGAGTGAGGTCGACACCGTCGGTTCGACGATCGATGATCTGGTCGCACGGCGCTACACCGTGCATCCCCGGATGACCCTCGATGTCGATATCCACGACGGCACCGACCTGGTCGCACAGGGCTGGGCGCTCAACGAGGTCTCCGTCGAGAACCGCTCCCGGCAAGGTCTGCTCGAGCTCGTCACCGAGGTCGACGACCGCCCGGTATCTCGATTCGCTTGCGACGGAGTACTCGTCGCGACGCCGACCGGCTCGACCGCCTATGCCTTCTCGGCCGGCGGCCCGGTGATGTGGCCCGACCTGGAGGCCCTACTCATCGTCCCCAGCAACGCCCACGCACTGTTCGCGCGCCCCATGGTGACCAGCCCGCGATCGGTGATCGCGATCGAGGTGGAGGGCAGCCGGCACGAGGCGATCGCCTTCTGCGACGGCCGCCGCACCCTCGAACTGCCCGAACGTGGGCGCATCGAGATCCGGCGTGGTGCCGAGCCGGTGCGGTTCATCAAGCTCGGCGCGGCGCCGTTCACCGACCGCCTGGTGCACAAATTCCAACTGCCCATCAGCGGCTGGCGCGGACGTCGCGACGGCGACGTCGGTACCGGAAGTGGGGGATAG